The Daphnia pulex isolate KAP4 chromosome 3, ASM2113471v1 genome includes a region encoding these proteins:
- the LOC124190592 gene encoding WD repeat domain phosphoinositide-interacting protein 4-like, whose translation MTSRGGAKVLSLKFNQDRSCFTCCTDAGVRIHNVEPLTEKAHYDTSEMGTIIHCEMLHRTNLIAVVGGGPRPKFADNTILIYDDVLKKFVLDYTFTQPVVAVHLKRDRLIAVLRRQIHVFSFPNNSRKLFTLETRDNPKGLCQINSLISSEKQLLVCLGHKLGSIQLVDLSVTELGISSAPQTISAHQGEVACLALNSQGTVVATASDKGTLIRVWDTVKRTLLVELRRGSDPATLYCINFSPDSEFLCCSSDKGTIHIFALKETHLNRRSSLKKMSFLGNYIESQWALANFTVPPECACICAFGSNKSSVVAICMDGTFHKYVFTPTGNCNRESFDVYLDVCEDDDF comes from the exons ACTTGCTGCACTGATGCTGGCGTACGTATTCACAACGTCGAGCCCCTGACAGAGAAAGCACATTATG ACACATCTGAAATGGGTACCATCATTCATTGCGAAATGCTGCACAGGACAAACTTGATTGCCGTGGTTGGTGGTGGTCCACGTCCAAAGTTTGCAGATAACACAATATTGATTTATGATGATGTATTGAAAAAGTTTGTCCTTGACTATACTTTCACTCAACCAGTTGTTGCTGTTCACCTCAAAAGAGACAG ACTGATAGCAGTTTTGAGGAGGCAAATCcacgtcttttcttttcccaataacTCAAGAAAGCTCTTCACCTTAGAAACTAGGGACAACCCAAAAGGACTGTGTCAAATAAACTCTCTAATTTCATCAGAAAAACAGTTGCTGGTTTGCCTAGGTCATAAACTAGGAAGCATTCAACTAGTG GATCTGTCAGTCACTGAATTAGGAATTTCTAGTGCTCCACAAACAATAAGTGCTCATCAAGGAGAGGTAGCCTGCTTAGCTTTGAATTCACAAGGTACTGTTGTTGCCACTGCTTCGGACAAAGGTACTCTCATACGTGTATGGGACACGGTGAAACGAACTCTTCTGGTCGAACTCCGACGAGGATCGGATCCCGCTACTCTATATTG TATTAATTTTAGTCCCGATTCCGAGTTCCTCTGTTGTTCCAGCGACAAGGGAACTATTCACATATTCGCCCTTAAGGAAACGCATTTGAACCGACGTTCTTC attaaagaaaatgagcTTTCTTGGTAACTATATCGAATCGCAATGGGCCCTAGCCAATTTCACGGTGCCACCCGAGTGCGCCTGCATCTGTGCTTTCGGCAGCAATAAATCCAGCGTCGTAG CCATCTGCATGGACGGCACGTTCCACAAATATGTTTTTACACCGACCGGGAACTGCAATCGCGAATCGTTCGATGTGTACTTGGACGTCTGCGAAGACGATGATTTCTGA
- the LOC124190595 gene encoding small integral membrane protein 20-like → MVLLKGWKFAAMVGTVVGAIGLAIYPIIVSPMMNPEPYKKQQAVNRSGIKQEEVQPGNMKVWSDPFARPKAEEK, encoded by the exons ATGGTTTTGTTAAAAGGATGGAAATTTGCTGCAATGGTTGGCACTGTTGTTGGCGCGATAGGTTTAGCGATTTATCCCATAATTGTCAGTCCCATGATGAATCCGGAGCCTTACA AAAAACAGCAAGCTGTCAACAGAAGTGGAATCAAGCAAGAGGAAGTTCAACCAGGAA acatgaAAGTTTGGTCAGATCCCTTCGCCAGACCAAAGGCAGAAGAAAAGTGA
- the LOC124190587 gene encoding lachesin-like: MKISSCFFVMSHTTMPTDCLFLIFSLAIISSSTCQGSRHHLKTATSQQQPATEVDYGHQDVFDNSLWSPKQLNNNEHSHPMAGGHDFVLPRFAEPVNNVTVVAGRDATLHCVVDNLQKFKVAWVRVDTHSILTIHNKVITRNYRIGLAQADGRNWDLKISNAAENDRGFYMCQINTDPMRYQEAYVEVVVPPDIIDGESSTDTVVREGSNVSLTCAASGHPQPHILWRREDGASIARGKLKANSFEGEVLGLARVSRLHIGAYLCIASNGVPPSVSKRIVLNVQFAPVLWIPNQLEGTVVGQQVSLVCQIEAFPIPIVYWTTESGEIIIDNSRFSMKVSLENEYKMTMTLTIRNLSAEFFGGYRCIVRNSLGETDGMIRLYEVPAVPRSSVDTEPPYDTEMEDSQSDNVLLKIRERNKHPSTSNGQEAGSVSIKATMDSTGTGSVSVGQPSPAADKSSNNGSASLYSAGIVGLLSPFAIHRLPVVVVIVVLHCTLHIPA; this comes from the exons ATGAAGATTTCAAGTTGCTTCTTCGTTATGTCACATACAACAATGCCGACGGATTGTCTCTTCTTGATCTTCTCTCTGgccatcatcagcagcagcacctgtcaag GTTCGCGCCATCATTTGAAAACGGCGACGAGTCAGCAACAGCCTGCGACGGAAGTCGACTACGGCCATCAGGACGTCTTCGACAACA GCCTCTGGTCGCCCAAGCAGCTCAACAACAATGAACATTCCCATCCGATGGCCGGAGGACACGATTTCG TTCTTCCCAGATTCGCCGAGCCCGTTAATAATGTCACGGTAGTGGCGGGGAGAGACGCCACTCTGCACTGCGTCGTCGACAACCTCCAGAAATTCAAG GTGGCGTGGGTGCGGGTAGACACCCATTCCATCTTGACGATTCACAATAAAGTCATCACACGGAATTACCGGATCGGATTAGCGCAAGCGGATGGTCGCAACTGGGACCTGAAAATCAGCAACGCCGCCGAAAACGATCGGGGATTCTACATGTGCCAG ATTAACACGGATCCCATGCGCTACCAAGAGGCTTACGTCGAAGTCGTCG tgCCTCCGGATATTATCGATGGCGAATCCAGCACAGACACAGTGGTCCGCGAGGGATCCAATGTGTCGCTGACATGCGCGGCCAGTGGCCATCCGCAGCCCCACATCCTGTGGAGGCGAGAGGATGGCGCTTCCATTGCCAGAGGCAAACTCAAAG CCAACTCCTTCGAAGGCGAAGTCCTCGGTCTGGCGCGCGTCTCCAGGCTTCACATTGGAGCTTACCTTTGTATCGCATCCAACGGCGTACCGCCGTCAGTTTCCAAGCGAATCGTCCTCAATGTTCAGT TTGCTCCGGTTTTGTGGATCCCTAACCAGCTGGAAGGAACCGTGGTCGGACAGCAAGTCTCACTCGTCTGTCAGATCGAAGCTTTCCCCATTCCCATTGTTTACTGGACGACAGAGAGCGGCGAAATCATCATCGACA ATTCTCGTTTTAGTATGAAGGTCAGTCTGGAGAATGAATATAAAATGACGATGACGCTGACCATACGTAATCTATCGGCCGAGTTTTTCGGAGGCTACCGGTGCATTGTTCGCAATTCACTGGGTGAAACAGACGGCATGATCCGGCTCTATG AAGTTCCGGCTGTGCCACGTTCGTCGGTCGACACGGAGCCTCCGTACGACACAGAAATGGAAGATTCACAATCGGACAATGTCCTGCTCAAAATTCGCG AGAGGAACAAGCATCCATCGACAAGCAACGGGCAGGAAGCCGGAAGCGTCAGTATTAAAGCCACCATGGATTCGACTGGAACGGGATCCGTTTCAGTTGGTCAGCCGAGTCCGGCTGCCGACAAGTCGAGCAACAATGGATCAGCATCGCTCTACTCCGCGGGCATCGTTGGGTTATTATCCCCATTTGCGATTCATCGTTTGCCCGTTGTTGTGGTTATTGTTGTGCTTCACTGCACACTCCACATCCCGGCATGA
- the LOC124190596 gene encoding folylpolyglutamate synthase, mitochondrial-like, translated as MHALFTYSVRRLRFSYSHAFKLLPQTKFQAMDCTRTRAYSCYLENNYEAAVETLNLLQSNAAVLEKARLQKDRQAISNVPFTEKYLNRIGISLDTIDQQLRIIHVSGTKGKGSTCAFCESILRHHGLKTGFYSSPHLIEVRERIRINGKPLSKEEFATYFWQVYTPLKDYMDDENDMPAYFKFMTIMAFYVFLNEKVDVAIFEVGIGGLYDCTNVIRKPSVVGITSLGLDHVSLLGNTVEKIAVHKAGIMKPSVPTYTVSDQPGESLSVLAEKALQIKCPLYAVPALDEYHWAPYHINLGLSGKVQWKNASLALQLSRAFLNPKIEVERSEKELCFLPVPALPFQIHSPEAVGLAKTFWPGRSQVLRLPGSTFYVDGAHTPESIEACVEWFIQASASPKLRPKRVLIFNTTGDRNANLLLAPLKRCHFDVALFCSNIIDVSNESISKDLLNLMITKEQQVRRTNINRDAWVESSFHPIGTSSFKQLVLAFPTINNALDYVNNHLVNNEAKELDVLVTGSLHLVGGVLSLLDPELGFLDSKPCLVSTKTC; from the exons ATGCATGCCTTGTTTACTTATTCAGTTAGAAGATTAAGATTCTCTTATTCGCACGCCTTTAAACTTTTACCACAGACAAAATTTCAAGCCATGGATTGTACGAGGACAAGGGCCTATTCATGTTACTTGGAAAACAATTACGAA GCTGCCgttgaaactttaaacttaCTTCAGTCTAATGCGGCGGTTCTCGAAAAAGCTCGACTTCAAAAAGATAGACAAGCCATCTCAAATGTTCCCTTCACTGAAAAGTATCTAAATCGCATTGGAATATCTCTTGACACAATTGACCAACAGTTAAGAATTATTCATGTTTCTGGTACTAAG GGAAAAGGATCAACATGTGCATTTTGTGAATCTATTCTCCGTCATCATGGACTCAAAACAGGATTTTATTCATCTCCTCACTTAATCGAAGTAAGGGAACGAATAAGAATAAATGGAAAGCCACTCAGTAAAGAGGAATTTGCTACATATTTCTGGCAAGTTTACACTCCTCTCAAGGACTACATG GATGATGAAAATGATATGCCTGCTTACTTCAAATTCATGACGATTATGGcattttatgtctttttgaatgaaaaagttGATGTGGCCATTTTTGAAGTAGGAATTGGTGGACTATATGACTGTACAAATGTCATTAG GAAACCATCAGTTGTTGGGATCACTTCTTTGGGATTGGACCATGTTAGCTTATTAGGCAATACTGTTGAAAAGATAGCTGTTCATAAAGCAGGTATAATGAAGCCTTCAGTACCAACATATACAGTCAGTGATCAGCCTGGAGAAAGCCTAAGTGTTCTAGCTGAGAAAGCATTACAAATCAAG TGTCCTCTTTATGCTGTCCCTGCACTTGATGAATACCATTGGGCTCCTTATCACATTAATTTAGGTTTATCTGGGAAAGTCCAGTGGAAAAATGCTTCACTTGCGCTCCAATTGAGTCGTGCATTTTTGAATCCTAAAATTGAAGTTGAACGCTCTGAAAAGGAGCTTTGTTTCCTACCAGTCCCTGCATTGCCGTTCCAAATCCATTCACCTGAAGCTGTTGGATTAGCAAAAACTTTTTGGCCAGGTCGCTCTCAAGTTCTTCGCTTGCCAGGCTCGACATTTTACGTCGACGGTGCGCACACACCGGAGAGCATAGAGGCTTGCGTTGAATGGTTTATTCAGGCATCTGCTTCACCAAAATTAAG acCAAAGAGAGTGTTGATATTCAATACAACAGGAGATCGAAATGCCAATTTGCTACTTGCTCCGTTAAAACGCTGCCACTTTGACGTTgctttattttgttcaaacaTTATTGATGTTAGTAATGAATCAATTTCCAAAG ATTTACTTAACCTTATGATTACCAAAGAGCAACAag tCCGCCGAACTAACATTAACAGGGATGCTTGGGTTGAAAGCAGTTTTCATCCGATTGGTACATCTTCGTTCAAACAACTTGTCCTAGCTTTCCCTACTATTAACAATGCGCTTGATTATGTGAACAATCATCTAGTTAACAATGAAGCAAAAGAG CTGGATGTGTTAGTCACTGGCTCACTGCATCTGGTGGGCGGAGTTCTGTCGCTTCTTGATCCTGAGCTTGGTTTCTTGGACAGCAAGCCATGTTTAGTTTCTACAAAAACCTGCTGA